From Acidobacteriota bacterium, the proteins below share one genomic window:
- a CDS encoding HNH endonuclease — protein MEQTLLLNATYEPLRVVHWQKAITLWSQGKVEIVAVYDREVRSVSFSIKLPSVIRLLRRIRIRKTVEYVPFSRANIYARDNHACQYCGGRFPTSDLTFDHVTPVAQGGRKDWENIVTCCVSCNRRKGGRTPEQAGMVLVRPARRPDRAPAVRITFGLRNAPESWRDYVYWNVELDDES, from the coding sequence ATGGAACAGACGCTCTTGCTCAACGCCACGTATGAGCCATTGCGCGTCGTGCACTGGCAGAAGGCGATCACCTTGTGGTCACAGGGCAAGGTCGAGATCGTCGCCGTGTACGATCGCGAGGTCCGTTCCGTCTCGTTCAGCATCAAGCTCCCCTCGGTCATCAGGCTGCTTCGCCGCATTCGCATCCGCAAGACCGTCGAGTACGTCCCGTTTTCGCGCGCCAACATCTATGCGCGCGACAACCATGCGTGCCAGTACTGCGGCGGGCGGTTTCCGACGTCGGACCTGACGTTCGATCACGTCACGCCCGTCGCGCAAGGCGGCCGGAAGGATTGGGAGAACATCGTCACCTGCTGCGTGTCGTGCAACAGACGAAAGGGCGGCCGGACGCCCGAGCAGGCCGGCATGGTCCTCGTGCGCCCCGCACGTCGTCCCGATCGCGCGCCGGCCGTGCGGATCACCTTCGGGCTGAGGAACGCACCGGAGAGCTGGCGGGACTACGTTTACTGGAACGTCGAGCTCGACGACGAATCCTGA